Proteins encoded together in one Pontiella desulfatans window:
- a CDS encoding sulfatase-like hydrolase/transferase, translated as MNAAISRCLGLILFSVCFLSLATPSAIAKQPNVLFIFVDDQGYYDLGCYGATEVETPRIDALAKSGVRFTDFYSAAPICSPSRAGLITGCYPRRTGNEVWVHRPDAEGGIPSERLTIAELFKGAGYTTACIGKWHLGFTEEYLPLNQGFDHHYGILHNMDSFEVSHFDDKGGIPFLRDGEVLERGVGADQLTKRYTDEAIAWMEKVSGEGKPFFLYLPHTMLHDPLGVSPEFVGTSNWKKCQEYGDAIQEMDFHTGRLLDTLARLGISDNTIVVYSSDNGRGPGRNADQPIRGFKLTTFEGGLRVPFIVAGPKVREGHESDVVAHMMDCYPTLASLAGIRVPEDVILDGRDLSALLAGKTDEIPAFDASVSLNADVPLRRPFHLGYEWSEYFTQEEYLNAFFYHGSQGALAAVRYGPWKLYLNPTLKLFNLNRDPGERNEVKVGWPSEAMMESTDPEDVEQVRVWNVKTKLRGMAIRFQEEMH; from the coding sequence ATGAATGCAGCAATATCCAGGTGTCTCGGTCTGATTCTATTCTCTGTGTGTTTTCTCTCTCTTGCGACGCCTTCGGCGATTGCAAAACAACCGAACGTCCTCTTCATTTTCGTTGATGATCAGGGGTATTACGACCTCGGCTGCTATGGAGCAACGGAGGTTGAAACGCCGCGGATTGATGCGTTGGCGAAAAGCGGTGTGCGCTTTACTGATTTTTACTCGGCTGCGCCCATTTGCAGTCCTTCACGCGCCGGGCTCATTACGGGATGCTATCCGCGCCGGACGGGGAACGAGGTTTGGGTGCATCGTCCGGATGCAGAAGGGGGAATTCCCTCTGAGCGTTTGACCATCGCGGAGCTTTTTAAGGGCGCAGGCTATACCACCGCGTGTATTGGTAAGTGGCACCTGGGTTTTACGGAAGAATATCTGCCGCTGAATCAGGGCTTTGATCACCACTACGGAATTCTCCACAATATGGATTCGTTTGAGGTTTCGCACTTTGATGATAAAGGCGGAATTCCTTTTCTCCGTGATGGCGAAGTGCTTGAGCGTGGTGTGGGAGCGGATCAGCTCACGAAAAGATACACCGACGAGGCTATTGCGTGGATGGAGAAGGTATCTGGCGAAGGGAAGCCCTTCTTTCTTTATCTCCCGCATACCATGTTGCATGACCCATTGGGCGTGAGTCCGGAGTTTGTCGGAACCTCAAATTGGAAAAAATGTCAGGAGTATGGCGATGCAATTCAGGAGATGGATTTCCACACGGGCCGGCTACTGGATACACTGGCCCGATTGGGCATCTCAGATAATACGATCGTGGTGTATTCGTCCGATAATGGACGGGGGCCGGGGCGCAATGCCGATCAGCCAATTCGTGGCTTCAAGCTGACGACTTTTGAGGGCGGACTGCGCGTTCCCTTTATTGTGGCAGGTCCCAAGGTGCGTGAGGGTCATGAGTCAGACGTTGTGGCGCACATGATGGATTGCTATCCGACACTGGCCTCGCTGGCGGGTATCCGGGTTCCAGAGGACGTTATTCTTGATGGTCGCGATTTGAGTGCTCTATTGGCCGGGAAAACCGATGAGATCCCCGCGTTTGATGCCTCCGTTTCTTTGAATGCGGATGTTCCGCTTCGTCGTCCATTCCATCTGGGGTATGAGTGGTCGGAATATTTTACGCAGGAGGAGTATTTGAACGCCTTCTTTTATCATGGCTCTCAGGGGGCGCTTGCCGCAGTCCGTTATGGCCCGTGGAAGTTGTATCTGAACCCCACACTGAAATTGTTTAACCTCAATCGTGATCCAGGAGAACGGAATGAGGTGAAGGTGGGGTGGCCGTCAGAAGCTATGATGGAGTCGACGGACCCGGAGGATGTTGAACAGGTGAGGGTTTGGAATGTGAAAACCAAACTGCGCGGAATGGCGATCCGGTTCCAGGAAGAGATGCATTAA
- a CDS encoding sulfatase-like hydrolase/transferase, protein MKKQIWIFGVVSVVSAILLAGTAQARPNFLIIVADDLNHDSPGFSGVGVAPDVTPNLDRLASQSYYIENGFSTVAVCQPSRQSMLTGRYPGKYGGKGFFPIGNEVETVTARLKKHGYITATLHKVHHMLPVENFAWDYTAQQFGIEEKDFIVGRSPDLFYKSVSQIAELSRERESPFIFVANSADPHRPFSGNAKEEKKFMPTGYQEIPPPSRTYSPEEINVQAVLPDLPGVRQELAYYANSVRRLDDTVGACMKALRDSDVEGQTVVVFVADNGMALPFGKFDCYLDSNKTPILFRLPDGLGAGKKNSNALVSLIDITPTLLELAQLPPMEGIDGNSLVPVFQAAEEGKMSSFRDYVVTFRHEDIFYANYIKMFSEGNPGFLDGLKAKGWRLRHDHPSPGTYSLDRNMRMIFDGRYSYIYNHWRMHGKKRVTHPSNMTFDAMLKGAKSDPILAERLDSFMYRAPEELYDYTKDRGARKNLMGSPEYRGVSERLKKELLDWMQRNDDPQINDFSSDAGLIR, encoded by the coding sequence ATGAAGAAGCAAATTTGGATATTTGGAGTTGTTTCAGTTGTGAGCGCAATCCTGCTGGCAGGCACGGCGCAGGCACGGCCGAATTTTTTGATTATCGTCGCCGATGATTTGAATCATGACAGCCCGGGGTTTTCCGGGGTCGGGGTTGCCCCGGATGTGACTCCAAACCTGGATCGTCTGGCCAGCCAGAGCTACTATATTGAAAACGGGTTTTCTACGGTCGCGGTCTGTCAGCCTTCCCGGCAGTCGATGTTAACGGGCCGTTATCCCGGGAAGTATGGCGGCAAGGGATTCTTTCCGATTGGCAATGAGGTGGAAACCGTTACGGCGAGGCTCAAGAAGCATGGGTATATAACGGCAACGCTGCACAAGGTCCATCATATGCTGCCTGTGGAAAATTTCGCCTGGGATTATACCGCGCAGCAGTTTGGGATCGAGGAAAAGGATTTCATCGTTGGTCGATCGCCCGACTTGTTTTACAAGTCGGTAAGCCAGATCGCGGAGCTGTCCAGAGAGCGAGAATCCCCGTTCATCTTTGTGGCGAATTCCGCCGATCCCCATCGTCCGTTCTCCGGGAACGCGAAGGAGGAAAAGAAGTTTATGCCGACCGGTTATCAGGAGATCCCACCCCCGTCGCGCACCTATTCACCGGAGGAGATCAACGTGCAGGCGGTTCTTCCGGATCTGCCGGGAGTACGCCAGGAGTTGGCCTATTATGCAAATTCGGTGCGGCGGCTCGATGATACGGTGGGTGCCTGCATGAAAGCGCTTCGCGACTCGGATGTGGAGGGGCAGACCGTGGTTGTCTTTGTGGCGGATAATGGAATGGCACTTCCGTTCGGGAAGTTTGACTGCTACTTGGACAGCAATAAAACGCCCATTCTTTTCCGGCTTCCCGACGGGTTGGGAGCGGGGAAGAAAAACTCGAACGCCCTCGTTTCGCTGATCGACATTACGCCGACGCTTTTGGAGTTGGCGCAGCTCCCCCCTATGGAAGGGATTGACGGAAACTCTCTGGTTCCAGTTTTTCAGGCCGCTGAAGAAGGCAAGATGTCCAGCTTCAGGGATTACGTTGTTACATTTCGGCACGAGGATATCTTCTATGCCAACTATATAAAGATGTTCTCGGAAGGGAATCCTGGCTTTCTCGATGGCTTAAAAGCAAAGGGTTGGCGGTTGCGCCACGATCATCCGAGCCCCGGAACCTATTCGTTGGATCGCAATATGAGAATGATCTTTGATGGGCGTTATTCCTATATCTATAACCATTGGAGAATGCATGGCAAGAAGCGGGTAACTCACCCTTCTAATATGACGTTTGATGCCATGTTGAAGGGCGCAAAGTCCGATCCGATACTTGCGGAGCGGTTGGATTCCTTCATGTATCGGGCTCCTGAAGAACTCTACGATTATACGAAAGACCGGGGCGCACGGAAAAACCTGATGGGTTCTCCTGAATATCGCGGGGTTTCTGAAAGGTTGAAAAAAGAGCTGCTGGATTGGATGCAGCGCAACGATGATCCGCAGATTAATGATTTTTCCTCCGATGCTGGGTTGATTCGTTAG